One genomic window of Halovivax cerinus includes the following:
- a CDS encoding DUF7563 family protein — translation MAPEYDARWTPLEEDRQTAAPNCVSCGNRVTRQFARVFGDNRDVVHACPECSTYREMKTSDFIPEAHR, via the coding sequence ATGGCACCCGAATACGACGCCAGATGGACCCCGCTCGAAGAGGACCGTCAAACGGCCGCCCCGAACTGCGTCTCGTGCGGAAATCGCGTCACCAGACAGTTCGCCCGGGTGTTCGGCGACAACCGCGACGTCGTCCACGCGTGCCCCGAGTGTTCGACCTATCGAGAGATGAAAACGTCGGACTTCATCCCCGAAGCACACAGGTAG
- a CDS encoding DUF7344 domain-containing protein, with product MSSVDTSLPEEITSVTDDSSADGLSKDVIFELLKNRRRREVLSYLLDCEGTVTLSELAEQIAAWENDTTVDQLNSDQRKRVYVALYQTHLPKMDDAGIIEYDQDRGLIDLSDNADLLVMYLDTETHTHDRWDRWYAALSLAGLLVLLAGVGGVPVVGAIPLSILSVLVVGAVCCLSAVHVVVNKRIQRHVDGKLSRIE from the coding sequence ATGTCGTCCGTCGATACATCCCTGCCGGAAGAAATTACGTCGGTCACCGACGATTCGAGCGCCGACGGTCTCTCGAAGGACGTCATCTTCGAACTGCTCAAGAACCGGCGTCGCCGGGAGGTGCTTTCGTACCTCCTCGACTGTGAGGGGACCGTCACGCTCTCAGAACTGGCCGAACAGATCGCCGCCTGGGAGAACGACACGACCGTCGACCAGCTCAACTCGGACCAGCGAAAGCGCGTCTACGTCGCCCTCTACCAGACGCACTTGCCGAAGATGGACGACGCTGGCATCATCGAGTACGACCAGGATCGCGGCTTGATCGACCTGTCCGACAACGCGGACTTACTGGTGATGTACCTCGATACGGAGACACACACGCACGACCGATGGGACCGGTGGTACGCCGCGTTGAGCCTCGCCGGACTGCTCGTCTTGCTGGCTGGCGTCGGCGGAGTACCGGTCGTCGGCGCGATACCGCTCTCGATTCTCTCGGTGCTGGTCGTTGGCGCCGTCTGCTGTCTCTCGGCAGTCCACGTCGTCGTCAACAAACGGATCCAGCGCCACGTCGACGGTAAGCTCTCCCGGATCGAGTGA
- the glmS gene encoding glutamine--fructose-6-phosphate transaminase (isomerizing), whose product MCGIVGHVGTGDALEPLLTGLQNLEYRGYDSAGIAIQNGSGIDVAKRSGTVDDLLAAIDRSRLEGHLGIGHTRWSTHGPPTDENAHPHTDTTADVAVVHNGIIENYASLKTDLEAAGHEFSSDTDTEVVPHLIQHYLDRGDDMATAFRRSIDELAGSYAVAAMRDGEHSLYAARNGSPLVVGIAKDGYYLASDVPAFLEYTDDVIYLEDGDVVELGPDGCSITDATGEAVRRRRERVEWDPEETGKGEFDHYMLKEITEQPTSIAQATEGRYDSRTGAVSFETVPDGTFSDVDRVVLVACGTSYHAARYGEISLRRAGIDAVALLANEYGVAAPPVDERTLVVAVTQSGETADTLDALRRAGESDATTLAVTNVIGSSAARDADHRLFIRAGPEIGVAATKTFSSQAILLTMLARRIADETAGTRSPPAKADVAEARSSSVADRWSDLDRLPSLVADLLETSSAESIARRYRDDRAYFFIGRGLGYPVALEGALKFKEITYEHAEGFAAGELKHGPLALVTPETPVVTVFTGTEDAQTLKNAEEAATRGAPIVAVCPDGHPALDVADAHLRIPDVDPTLSGILATVQLQLLSYHAASLLERAIDKPRNLAKSVTVE is encoded by the coding sequence ATGTGCGGAATCGTCGGCCACGTCGGCACGGGCGACGCACTCGAACCGCTTCTCACCGGACTGCAGAACCTCGAGTACCGCGGCTACGATTCGGCGGGTATCGCGATCCAGAACGGATCCGGGATCGACGTCGCCAAGCGGTCGGGCACGGTCGACGACCTCCTCGCTGCGATCGACCGGTCACGTCTCGAGGGTCACCTCGGTATCGGTCACACGCGGTGGAGCACGCACGGCCCACCGACTGACGAGAACGCACATCCTCACACCGATACCACCGCGGACGTGGCCGTCGTCCACAACGGAATCATCGAGAACTACGCGTCGCTCAAGACGGACCTCGAGGCGGCGGGCCACGAGTTCTCGAGCGACACCGACACGGAGGTCGTCCCGCACCTGATACAGCACTACCTCGATCGGGGTGACGACATGGCGACGGCGTTCAGGCGCTCGATCGACGAACTCGCCGGGAGCTACGCGGTCGCGGCTATGCGAGACGGCGAGCACTCGCTCTACGCTGCTCGTAACGGATCACCGCTCGTCGTCGGCATCGCCAAAGACGGCTACTACCTCGCGAGTGACGTTCCAGCGTTCCTCGAGTACACCGACGACGTGATCTACCTCGAAGACGGTGACGTCGTCGAGCTCGGTCCGGATGGGTGTTCGATCACCGATGCGACCGGAGAGGCGGTTCGTCGCCGTCGTGAGCGCGTCGAGTGGGACCCGGAGGAGACGGGAAAGGGGGAGTTCGATCACTACATGTTAAAGGAGATCACCGAACAACCGACGTCGATCGCCCAGGCGACGGAGGGTCGATACGACTCGCGAACCGGTGCCGTCTCGTTCGAAACCGTCCCGGATGGGACGTTCTCCGACGTCGATCGGGTCGTCCTGGTCGCCTGCGGAACGTCCTATCACGCCGCTCGATACGGTGAGATCAGTCTTCGACGAGCCGGCATCGACGCGGTGGCGCTGCTGGCGAACGAGTACGGGGTCGCCGCCCCGCCAGTCGACGAGCGGACGCTCGTCGTCGCCGTGACACAGAGCGGCGAGACGGCGGACACGCTCGATGCGCTTCGCCGGGCCGGGGAGAGTGACGCGACCACGCTCGCCGTCACGAACGTGATCGGGTCCAGCGCGGCACGCGACGCCGATCATCGCCTGTTTATCCGTGCAGGGCCGGAAATCGGCGTCGCCGCCACGAAGACGTTCTCGTCGCAGGCGATTCTGTTGACGATGCTCGCACGCCGAATCGCGGACGAAACGGCCGGCACACGATCGCCTCCCGCGAAGGCCGACGTGGCCGAGGCCCGTTCGTCATCCGTCGCGGACCGCTGGTCGGATCTCGACCGATTGCCGTCGCTCGTGGCGGACCTCCTCGAGACGTCGTCGGCCGAGTCGATCGCTCGACGGTACCGAGACGATCGAGCGTACTTCTTCATCGGACGTGGGCTCGGCTATCCGGTGGCACTCGAGGGGGCACTCAAGTTCAAGGAGATCACGTACGAGCACGCCGAAGGGTTCGCGGCCGGTGAACTCAAACACGGCCCGCTCGCGCTGGTGACGCCGGAGACGCCGGTGGTTACCGTCTTCACCGGGACGGAGGACGCCCAGACGCTGAAGAACGCCGAGGAGGCGGCAACTCGCGGAGCGCCGATCGTCGCCGTCTGTCCGGATGGCCATCCAGCACTCGACGTCGCCGACGCGCACCTTCGAATTCCGGACGTCGACCCGACCCTGTCGGGGATTCTCGCGACGGTGCAACTCCAGTTACTCTCCTACCACGCGGCGTCGTTGCTCGAACGAGCGATCGACAAGCCCCGTAACTTGGCGAAGAGCGTCACTGTAGAGTAG
- a CDS encoding DegT/DnrJ/EryC1/StrS family aminotransferase — translation MTDRSMDAVDPIARSPEIEGSMDAADRDDRSPGIDRPTHRSNRRPADIFDFVERYVDDYWLYGSGKVALRDVVAAMLPSQSDRAVCRRRRFGREEPSDRRWNVLLPAYVPDAVPEPLRELGVEPRYYVISPELKPSVADVRRRVDGDTIAIVTIDYFGFPQPARERVASVAREYDCYLVDDNAHATLSVSDGHLLGTRGDAGVTSLWKTFPVPNGAICYVRNEALRGRFEQSDCSGVRGTLTGADARFVFTRAIRRALDRRPGLSRRFASVEERFYGAGVAPPAARYEAAKRPCSKLTAVVCARTDPIAVRDRRRQTYRAWLDACARSTGVRPLFGDLPEGICPQCAPVEADRPGRVRNRLTAAGIDVHTWPRLPTLVRETPTYATAQYLADHVLALPVDRRVQPEQVASVGASL, via the coding sequence ATGACCGATCGCTCGATGGACGCTGTCGACCCGATCGCCCGGTCACCGGAGATCGAGGGCTCGATGGACGCGGCCGATCGGGACGACCGGTCGCCTGGGATCGATCGCCCGACCCATCGGTCGAACCGACGTCCGGCCGACATCTTCGACTTCGTCGAACGATACGTGGACGACTACTGGCTCTACGGGTCCGGAAAGGTGGCGCTCCGGGACGTCGTGGCCGCGATGCTGCCGTCGCAGTCGGACCGGGCGGTTTGCCGTCGGCGGAGATTCGGGAGGGAGGAACCGTCAGACCGGCGGTGGAACGTCCTCCTTCCGGCGTACGTCCCGGACGCGGTCCCGGAACCGCTCCGGGAACTCGGCGTCGAGCCCCGGTACTACGTGATCAGCCCAGAGCTGAAACCGTCCGTCGCCGACGTGCGTCGCCGTGTCGACGGCGACACGATCGCCATAGTTACCATCGACTACTTCGGGTTCCCCCAGCCGGCACGCGAGCGGGTCGCGAGCGTCGCCCGCGAGTACGATTGCTATCTCGTCGACGACAACGCGCACGCGACCCTGAGCGTCTCCGATGGTCACCTCCTCGGCACACGAGGCGACGCGGGCGTCACCAGCCTCTGGAAGACGTTTCCCGTGCCGAACGGCGCGATCTGTTACGTCCGGAACGAGGCGTTGCGCGGGCGGTTCGAACAGTCCGACTGTTCTGGCGTCAGGGGGACGCTCACCGGCGCGGACGCCCGGTTCGTCTTCACACGCGCGATCAGACGGGCACTGGACCGTCGGCCGGGCCTCTCACGACGGTTCGCGTCGGTCGAAGAACGGTTCTACGGCGCCGGCGTGGCGCCGCCTGCGGCGCGCTACGAAGCCGCCAAGCGACCCTGTTCGAAACTGACCGCGGTCGTCTGTGCGCGAACCGATCCGATCGCCGTCCGCGACCGTCGCCGTCAGACGTATCGCGCGTGGCTCGACGCGTGTGCACGTTCGACCGGTGTTCGACCGCTCTTTGGAGACCTTCCGGAGGGTATCTGTCCGCAGTGCGCGCCGGTGGAGGCCGATCGACCGGGTCGAGTCCGGAACCGACTGACGGCGGCCGGTATCGACGTCCACACCTGGCCGCGGCTCCCGACTCTCGTGAGGGAGACCCCGACCTACGCGACGGCGCAGTATCTCGCAGATCACGTCCTCGCGCTCCCCGTCGATCGTCGGGTCCAACCGGAGCAGGTCGCCTCGGTCGGCGCATCTCTGTGA
- a CDS encoding DEAD/DEAH box helicase, which produces MTDDAAGTDERAARESGARGERDEDDRAIPAVEQTPDPDETGEEPANDSFSLATFHDVCQAEGRPVVTAGAVANALDTTHEAATEALDRLESVGSIERLPVDADPVVWYPSELEDLSARERVVVFPKRREIVVDQPEQFTRAQLSQFAHLKETTGDGGYRYVVRPEDVWQAPHDDLAGLRRTIRQALGERNDELEDWIESQWDRARQFRLRTHSDGYTVLEAQSPEIMGNVARQVLDDAHVHAPISDTEDWVREGAEAALKRELYEAGYPVQDDRDLEGGDPLDVDLTVSLRDYQRTWVERFDDQGAGVLVGPPGSGKTVAALGAMARVGGETLVLVPSRDLARQWADAIVTNTTLDPSQIGQYHGGQKVVRPVTIATYQIAGMDRHRSLFDEREWGLTIFDEVHHVPSDVYRRATHLQSRYRLGLSASPIREDDRQAEIFTLVGPPIGTDWDALFDAGFVAEPELEIRYVPWDEEAGNAYAAAEGREKYRIAAENAAKVDEVRYLLAAHPDGQALIFVDYLDQGRDLSDALSIPFLSGETPHHERERLLSEFRSGERQRLLVSRVGDEGLDLPTADLAIIASGLGGSRRQGTQRAGRTMRPAGGALVYVLATRGSREEDFARKQLQHLGRKGVSVRERTVERDEPTE; this is translated from the coding sequence GTGACCGACGACGCTGCGGGGACGGATGAGCGAGCCGCCAGGGAATCGGGGGCGCGAGGGGAGCGCGACGAAGACGACCGGGCGATACCGGCCGTCGAACAGACGCCGGATCCGGACGAGACGGGTGAGGAGCCGGCGAATGACTCGTTCTCGCTCGCCACCTTTCACGACGTGTGCCAGGCGGAAGGGCGACCGGTCGTCACCGCTGGGGCGGTGGCGAACGCGCTGGACACGACGCACGAAGCGGCCACCGAGGCGCTCGACCGCCTCGAATCGGTGGGCTCGATCGAACGGCTCCCGGTCGACGCCGACCCGGTCGTCTGGTACCCGAGCGAACTCGAGGACCTGAGCGCCCGCGAACGCGTCGTCGTCTTCCCGAAACGCCGAGAGATCGTCGTGGACCAGCCGGAACAGTTCACGCGAGCGCAGCTCTCGCAGTTCGCACACCTGAAGGAAACGACTGGCGACGGCGGCTACCGGTACGTCGTCCGTCCCGAAGACGTCTGGCAGGCACCCCACGACGACCTGGCGGGCCTGCGTCGGACGATCCGGCAAGCACTCGGCGAGCGCAACGACGAGCTCGAAGACTGGATCGAGAGCCAGTGGGACCGCGCGAGGCAGTTTCGGCTCAGGACGCACTCGGACGGGTACACCGTCCTAGAGGCCCAATCGCCCGAGATCATGGGCAACGTCGCACGCCAGGTGCTAGACGACGCACACGTCCACGCGCCGATCTCGGACACCGAAGACTGGGTTCGCGAGGGTGCGGAGGCCGCCCTCAAGCGCGAACTCTACGAGGCGGGCTACCCCGTCCAGGACGACCGCGACCTCGAGGGTGGCGATCCGCTGGACGTGGACCTCACCGTCTCCCTGCGCGACTATCAGCGGACCTGGGTGGAACGGTTCGACGATCAGGGCGCCGGCGTACTCGTGGGACCGCCCGGCAGCGGCAAGACCGTCGCCGCGCTGGGGGCGATGGCCCGCGTCGGCGGGGAGACGCTCGTCCTCGTCCCGAGTCGTGACCTCGCCCGGCAGTGGGCCGATGCGATCGTCACGAACACGACGCTCGATCCGTCCCAGATCGGCCAGTATCACGGCGGGCAGAAGGTCGTCCGGCCGGTTACGATCGCGACCTACCAGATCGCCGGGATGGATCGACACCGCAGCCTCTTCGACGAACGCGAGTGGGGGCTGACTATCTTCGACGAGGTCCACCACGTGCCGAGCGACGTCTATCGGCGGGCGACGCACCTCCAGTCGCGGTACCGACTCGGCCTCTCCGCCTCGCCCATCCGCGAAGACGACCGACAGGCGGAGATATTCACCCTCGTCGGGCCGCCGATCGGGACCGACTGGGACGCGCTGTTCGACGCGGGGTTCGTCGCCGAACCCGAACTCGAGATCAGGTACGTCCCCTGGGACGAGGAGGCGGGCAACGCGTACGCCGCGGCCGAGGGACGTGAGAAGTACCGGATCGCCGCCGAGAACGCCGCGAAGGTCGACGAGGTCCGCTACCTGCTGGCCGCTCATCCCGACGGGCAGGCCCTGATCTTCGTCGACTACCTCGATCAGGGCCGTGACCTCTCCGATGCACTTTCGATACCCTTCCTCAGCGGCGAGACGCCCCACCACGAGCGCGAGCGGTTACTCTCGGAGTTCCGAAGCGGTGAGCGCCAGCGACTCCTCGTCTCCCGCGTCGGCGACGAGGGGCTAGACCTCCCCACGGCCGACCTGGCCATCATCGCCTCGGGGCTCGGCGGCTCCCGCCGCCAGGGGACCCAGCGAGCCGGCCGGACGATGCGCCCCGCCGGCGGAGCGCTCGTCTACGTCCTCGCGACGCGCGGGTCGCGGGAGGAAGACTTCGCCCGAAAACAACTCCAGCACCTCGGTCGGAAGGGTGTCTCCGTTCGGGAGCGAACCGTCGAGCGCGACGAACCGACGGAGTAG
- a CDS encoding transcription initiation factor IIB, producing the protein MTRSVTTKNVREETTVGDGRCPDCETETVIHDPDRRELVCEECGLVLSEDPIDYGPEWRAFDAREHEELSRVGAPLTQSMHDRGLTTTIDWRNRDANGHSMDAGKHGQLHRLRVWQERIRTKNAGERNLKYALSEIDRMVSALGVPNPVKETASVIYRQALDRDLIRGRSIEGVATSALYMSCRKSNIPRSLEEVTAVSRVEQREIGRTYRYIADELDINLEPTNPRQFVPRFCSELDVSSDVETTAIDIIDETTELGLHSGKSPTGFAAAAIYAAGLLCDETIPQRAVAETAQTTVVTVRNRYREQLDAIDESVTA; encoded by the coding sequence ATGACACGGTCCGTCACCACAAAGAACGTCCGTGAAGAGACCACCGTCGGCGACGGTCGGTGTCCGGACTGCGAGACCGAGACGGTCATCCACGATCCGGATCGGCGTGAGTTAGTCTGCGAGGAGTGCGGACTCGTCCTGAGCGAGGATCCCATCGATTACGGTCCCGAGTGGCGTGCGTTCGACGCCAGAGAACACGAAGAGCTGTCACGGGTGGGCGCCCCGCTGACGCAATCGATGCACGACCGGGGACTGACGACGACCATCGACTGGCGCAACCGCGACGCGAACGGGCACTCGATGGACGCCGGAAAACACGGTCAGCTTCACCGACTGCGGGTCTGGCAGGAGCGCATCCGAACGAAGAACGCGGGCGAGCGCAACCTGAAGTACGCGCTCTCGGAGATCGACCGCATGGTGAGCGCTCTCGGCGTCCCGAATCCGGTCAAAGAGACGGCCAGCGTCATCTACAGACAGGCGCTGGATCGGGACCTGATCCGCGGCCGATCGATCGAGGGTGTCGCGACCAGCGCGCTGTACATGTCCTGTCGAAAGAGCAACATTCCACGGAGTCTCGAAGAGGTGACCGCGGTCTCCCGGGTCGAACAGCGCGAGATCGGGCGTACGTACCGGTACATCGCCGACGAACTCGACATCAACTTAGAGCCGACGAACCCCAGGCAGTTCGTTCCACGGTTCTGCTCGGAACTCGACGTGAGTAGCGACGTCGAGACGACGGCCATCGACATCATCGACGAGACGACCGAACTCGGACTCCACTCGGGGAAGTCGCCGACGGGATTCGCCGCCGCCGCGATCTACGCCGCCGGGCTCCTGTGCGACGAGACGATCCCGCAGCGCGCGGTCGCCGAGACGGCCCAGACGACGGTCGTTACCGTCAGAAACCGCTACCGAGAACAGCTCGACGCGATCGACGAATCCGTGACCGCCTGA
- a CDS encoding alkaline phosphatase family protein — MEGSAETSGPDLLLVGLDGCCHPILEAQLDTGTTPTIDRLVRTGPDGPLESQIPPWTASAWPSLYTGTNPGKHGVFDFLTFDGYDWDVVNATHVRTRPVWELLSEHGHTSVVVNVPVTHPARPFDGALIPGLTAPEDPHCHPDGLLADVEEAIGPYHIYPQSWDDVDGIAAYERTIRRRGGAFRYLLDRFDPAFAFVQFQLTDSVFHERPDDEDAVAAVYRAVDRELERTLDEYTPEAVLLVSDHGMGPVRDVEVRVNDILRTRGVLETRQGGEGMPTWSRAFENDFLEGEDAGEHDPGPLERAVELAARVGITTQRVAGALDRVGLAEPIGRHVPGDLVRAGSEQVDFPNSIAYVRSKSELGVRLNVEGREPNGRVPPDDYERVRAEVVDVLDGLTTPTGDDVFERVGPREDFFAGPHVENGPDVVTVPRDFDTAIVARVAGEPYGEPIEPWNHERTGIVSATGDAFASGSIPDAHLFDVAPTICALFGVPIDETMDGAPLPIVDETETATYPAYDPGPTTRTDDRAVEDRLSDLGYL, encoded by the coding sequence ATGGAGGGATCCGCGGAGACGTCCGGGCCCGACCTCCTGCTGGTCGGCCTGGACGGGTGCTGTCACCCGATTCTCGAGGCACAGTTGGACACGGGAACGACACCGACGATCGATCGACTGGTCAGGACGGGCCCCGACGGGCCGCTCGAGTCGCAGATACCGCCGTGGACCGCGAGCGCGTGGCCATCGCTGTACACCGGCACCAACCCCGGAAAGCACGGCGTCTTCGACTTCCTCACCTTCGACGGCTACGACTGGGACGTCGTCAACGCGACGCACGTCCGTACGCGTCCCGTCTGGGAACTGCTCTCGGAACACGGGCACACCAGCGTCGTGGTCAACGTGCCGGTGACCCACCCGGCTCGCCCGTTCGACGGGGCGCTGATCCCGGGGCTTACCGCACCCGAGGACCCCCACTGTCACCCGGACGGCCTGCTCGCGGATGTCGAGGAGGCGATCGGACCCTATCACATCTATCCACAGAGCTGGGACGACGTCGACGGAATCGCGGCCTACGAGCGGACGATTCGCCGACGTGGTGGGGCGTTTCGATACCTCCTCGACCGGTTCGACCCGGCGTTCGCGTTCGTACAGTTCCAGCTGACCGACTCCGTGTTCCACGAACGCCCCGACGACGAGGACGCCGTGGCAGCCGTCTACCGGGCTGTCGACCGCGAACTCGAGCGGACGCTCGACGAGTACACTCCGGAGGCCGTGCTCCTCGTCAGCGATCACGGGATGGGTCCAGTCCGCGACGTCGAGGTACGCGTGAACGATATCCTGCGCACCCGCGGTGTCCTGGAGACGCGCCAGGGCGGCGAGGGCATGCCGACGTGGTCTCGCGCCTTCGAGAACGACTTCCTCGAGGGAGAGGACGCGGGCGAGCACGATCCGGGTCCGCTCGAACGGGCGGTCGAACTCGCCGCCAGGGTCGGGATCACGACCCAGCGCGTCGCGGGCGCGCTGGATCGGGTCGGTCTCGCCGAACCGATCGGCCGGCACGTCCCCGGAGACCTCGTCAGGGCCGGCAGCGAGCAAGTCGACTTCCCGAACTCGATCGCGTACGTCCGCTCGAAGAGCGAACTCGGTGTCAGGCTCAACGTCGAGGGCCGAGAACCGAACGGACGCGTTCCCCCCGACGACTACGAGCGCGTCCGAGCGGAGGTCGTGGACGTACTGGACGGTCTGACGACGCCGACCGGTGACGACGTGTTCGAGCGTGTCGGTCCCCGGGAGGACTTCTTCGCGGGTCCGCACGTCGAGAACGGCCCCGACGTCGTGACCGTGCCGCGTGACTTCGACACGGCGATCGTCGCTCGCGTCGCCGGCGAGCCCTATGGAGAGCCGATCGAACCGTGGAACCACGAACGAACGGGCATCGTCTCGGCGACCGGGGACGCGTTCGCGAGCGGATCGATCCCCGACGCTCACCTCTTCGACGTCGCGCCGACGATCTGTGCGCTCTTCGGCGTCCCGATAGACGAAACCATGGACGGCGCCCCACTCCCGATCGTCGACGAGACAGAGACGGCCACCTATCCGGCGTACGATCCCGGTCCGACGACACGCACCGACGACCGAGCCGTCGAGGACCGCCTCTCCGATCTCGGGTACCTATGA